Proteins from a single region of Rhipicephalus sanguineus isolate Rsan-2018 chromosome 5, BIME_Rsan_1.4, whole genome shotgun sequence:
- the LOC125758633 gene encoding glycine-rich protein 3-like produces the protein MKALLTICVIGLVLSVANAILLKGLALGALGLGAGALLGAGLARGGGGGYGHYAPYPMAWHGGYGGGYGGHYSGSYHGSYHGSYGGYGGGFGPGFY, from the exons ATGAAGGCCCTG CTAACTATCTGCGTCATCGGCTTGGTGCTGTCTGTGGCCAACGCCATCCTGCTTAAGGGGCTCGCACTTGGAGCCCTTGGGCTTGGTGCTGGAGCACTTCTTGGTGCCGGTCTAGCCCGTGGTGGCGGCGGAGGATATGGCCACTACGCACCCTATCCAATGGCCTGGCACGGCGGATATGGAGGCGGATACGGAGGGCACTACAGTGGATCTTACCATGGTAGCTACCACGGAAGCTACGGTGGCTATGGTGGTGGCTTTGGCCCTGGATTCTACTAG